In a single window of the Streptacidiphilus sp. P02-A3a genome:
- a CDS encoding DUF1254 domain-containing protein: MTLPDAATARATATQGWIYGYALLENYRTMYPQAIDSDDPRYVGGFGSFRHYSQPFTPANTDVVTPNNDTPYSWAWLDLRTEPWVVSVPAVDRYYVLPLHDLDTSYVGFIGARTTGDGPGDYLVAGPNWAGQPPAGITAVLRADTQLVGILGRTYLAGPDDVTQLSALQQQYLLRPLSRFLDQVEPEPAPEPAWPVWREEALDGPEFFTLLDFLLQFFPVLPQETELRQRLADLGVGTGTFEPGTLPREVAEAIEAGIADARKQLADAESTVRDSTGWFGTRAQHADDYLTRAVGVDKGLYGLPSEEAWYAGWLTDDQGNRPPDAAGRDYVIHFPPGKLPPARFFWSATMYRLPERLLVDNPADRYSIGDRTPGLVYDEDGGLTLRVQHTRPHDPAQAANWLPAPAGPFTVAIRVYGPDAAVLNGSWTMPDLTVRAHG, translated from the coding sequence TTGACGCTCCCCGACGCCGCTACTGCCCGCGCCACCGCCACCCAGGGGTGGATCTACGGATACGCGCTGCTGGAGAACTACCGCACGATGTACCCGCAGGCCATCGACAGCGACGACCCGCGGTACGTGGGCGGCTTCGGAAGCTTCCGGCACTACTCCCAACCCTTCACCCCGGCCAACACCGACGTGGTCACCCCCAACAACGACACCCCGTACTCCTGGGCCTGGCTGGACCTGCGCACCGAACCCTGGGTGGTCTCCGTCCCCGCCGTCGACCGCTACTACGTACTGCCCCTGCACGACCTGGACACCTCCTACGTCGGCTTCATCGGCGCCCGCACCACCGGCGACGGGCCCGGTGACTACCTGGTCGCCGGACCGAACTGGGCAGGGCAGCCCCCGGCCGGCATCACTGCGGTCCTGCGCGCGGACACCCAGCTGGTCGGCATCCTGGGCCGCACCTACCTCGCGGGGCCCGACGACGTCACCCAGCTCAGCGCCCTCCAGCAGCAGTACCTGCTGCGCCCCCTGAGCCGCTTCCTGGACCAGGTCGAACCCGAGCCCGCCCCGGAGCCGGCCTGGCCGGTCTGGCGCGAGGAAGCCCTCGACGGTCCCGAGTTCTTCACCCTGCTGGACTTCCTGCTCCAGTTCTTCCCCGTCCTGCCCCAAGAGACTGAACTGCGGCAGCGCCTGGCCGACCTGGGGGTCGGCACCGGCACCTTCGAACCCGGCACACTGCCCCGGGAGGTCGCCGAGGCGATCGAGGCGGGCATTGCCGACGCCCGCAAGCAGCTGGCCGATGCCGAGAGCACTGTCCGCGACTCCACCGGCTGGTTCGGCACCCGCGCCCAGCACGCTGACGACTACCTGACCCGCGCGGTCGGCGTGGACAAGGGCCTGTACGGGCTGCCCTCCGAGGAAGCCTGGTACGCGGGCTGGCTCACCGATGACCAGGGCAACCGGCCCCCCGACGCCGCCGGGCGCGACTACGTCATCCACTTCCCGCCCGGCAAGCTCCCCCCGGCCCGGTTCTTCTGGTCCGCCACCATGTACCGCCTACCCGAGCGGCTGCTGGTGGACAACCCCGCCGACCGCTACTCCATCGGCGACCGCACCCCCGGCCTGGTGTACGACGAAGACGGCGGACTGACCCTCCGCGTGCAGCACACCCGCCCCCACGACCCGGCCCAGGCCGCGAACTGGCTCCCGGCCCCGGCCGGGCCCTTCACCGTCGCCATCCGCGTCTACGGCCCCGACGCCGCCGTCCTGAACGGCAGCTGGACCATGCCCGACCTGACCGTGCGCGCCCATGGGTGA
- a CDS encoding NADAR family protein — MSWRGPTYRTVDGERIKGAWCHVWRWSRWNDRYYMDDLVVFSDGEVRCEDRTDLTGLEKLLASGRILVTDPAAPARPVEPSKWLSRNGEPLTPEGFLLEVADKVEELSGRPTAGRRCWQAIERFQQEPTEANRALLRAAYLAVPPHRRIYVLGDMDRQDRPLRILLTDVGTAVDGDGPVVTPVHHRKALDYFNEGTQGVARQRERRAIHHADDPVEAGRPAVISHETVFPKGWPEKLDLFVLRNDFPAQVSLAGETYPSVVHGYWALSAADASDHDRIRDAPTGREAHELGGRADRRADWASVRLAVMGALLRAKFEQHPDLAEMLLSTGDSAISYTGLLDSPFWRDAPDRQGRNWIGRLLQLTRSELVAQSLLADRR, encoded by the coding sequence ATGAGCTGGCGGGGACCGACATACAGGACAGTGGACGGAGAAAGAATCAAGGGCGCGTGGTGCCATGTCTGGCGCTGGAGCCGCTGGAACGACCGGTACTACATGGATGACCTGGTGGTGTTCTCTGATGGGGAAGTGCGATGCGAGGATCGCACTGATCTCACCGGCTTGGAGAAGCTGCTGGCATCAGGCCGCATCTTGGTGACGGACCCAGCGGCGCCTGCCCGCCCGGTCGAACCGTCCAAGTGGCTCTCCCGGAACGGTGAGCCGCTGACCCCGGAGGGGTTCCTCCTCGAAGTGGCTGACAAGGTCGAGGAGCTCAGCGGACGTCCCACCGCCGGGCGTCGTTGCTGGCAAGCGATCGAGCGCTTCCAGCAGGAGCCGACCGAGGCCAACCGTGCGTTGTTGCGAGCGGCCTATCTCGCGGTTCCGCCCCACCGGCGCATCTACGTTCTGGGCGATATGGACCGCCAGGACCGGCCCCTGCGGATACTGCTCACCGATGTGGGTACCGCAGTCGACGGCGACGGCCCGGTCGTTACCCCAGTGCATCACCGGAAAGCCCTGGACTACTTCAACGAGGGGACCCAGGGTGTCGCGCGTCAACGGGAACGCCGCGCGATCCACCATGCGGATGATCCGGTCGAGGCCGGTCGGCCGGCGGTCATCTCGCATGAGACCGTCTTCCCGAAGGGCTGGCCCGAGAAGCTGGACCTCTTCGTGCTGCGCAACGACTTCCCGGCGCAGGTGTCCCTGGCAGGCGAGACGTACCCGTCCGTAGTGCACGGCTACTGGGCCCTGTCAGCAGCCGACGCCTCCGATCACGATCGAATCCGGGACGCGCCAACAGGGCGGGAGGCGCATGAACTGGGCGGCCGGGCGGACCGCCGAGCGGACTGGGCCAGCGTGCGACTTGCCGTCATGGGTGCTCTGCTGCGGGCGAAGTTCGAACAGCACCCCGACCTGGCCGAGATGCTCCTGTCCACCGGGGACAGCGCGATCAGTTACACCGGCCTGTTGGATTCGCCCTTCTGGAGGGACGCCCCCGATCGGCAGGGCCGGAACTGGATTGGCCGCCTCCTCCAACTGACCCGTTCCGAACTCGTCGCCCAATCGCTCCTCGCGGACCGCAGGTAG
- a CDS encoding DegT/DnrJ/EryC1/StrS family aminotransferase codes for MASPPSDDARRPSGTRHALSFNSGNASLHAALHAVGADSEAGVAVSPMTWISAITAIFQASSYPALCDIEPDSPNIAASAVAQVNGA; via the coding sequence ATGGCCAGTCCGCCGAGCGACGACGCCCGTAGGCCGTCCGGCACTCGCCACGCGCTGTCCTTCAACTCCGGGAACGCCTCCCTGCACGCCGCCCTCCACGCGGTCGGCGCGGACTCCGAAGCCGGAGTCGCCGTCTCGCCGATGACCTGGATCTCCGCCATCACCGCGATCTTCCAGGCCAGCAGCTACCCCGCCCTCTGCGACATCGAGCCAGACAGCCCGAACATCGCCGCCAGCGCCGTGGCCCAGGTGAACGGCGCCTAG
- a CDS encoding cutinase family protein gives MSTRVIHALRILLSGTLVLFLAGYASWQAPKAHAVTSGCAPYAILASRGSGQLMDDSSTNGFGQPVFSFIESFLAELPAGTAAATTTWNNPYLAVPVSWPHLLNAASAALNSSFYSNSVNGGQNKLTAAITNITATCAGSTKIILVGYSQGAQVTANVYQALAPDLQADISGVALFGDPLFNPGSPGDMGDFSGDRQGLLAHPSSRMRPAFADDGKVLSYCFQADVICQGPWASFFPLQVSGLAAHSAYNTDGDADSTVPYSTRAALYFANLTGIPSGSAAPSAMITPVDTAFVGRPITISAAESTDPDGEELTYSWDLANSGTFSTASPSRTTSTVFKTAGTYTVRLQVTNESGLSATASAVVTVVADPDPGTLQAPTTLAVEESSDGLSDTLTWQPPASGPAPGGYEVFGGDGTPLAATVGGGPGSLTLPAGGVPSSIDVESVDSDGEGGILTAQFTPEPSAIATVNGPTASVAAQIGEGATISFAVQAGQAFYINGNLSQSDQPLEANYDLLDPSGITVLEQNDDSVDAGSSINVSPIVATTSGIYTLNYSLENPLGNPGSGIFSAQVFGTDLTASQTIDGAPVTVNVPASDPGDWSVITFAASAGQEIYINGTSTFGTSTLEVSIFDPSGKMIYDGIPYFGVWSNIIAPMAVKTSGV, from the coding sequence TTGTCCACCAGAGTTATACACGCGTTACGCATCCTGCTCTCCGGAACCCTGGTGCTGTTCCTGGCAGGGTACGCCTCTTGGCAGGCACCCAAAGCTCATGCCGTCACCAGCGGCTGCGCCCCCTACGCAATCCTCGCCAGCCGTGGATCCGGACAACTAATGGATGACAGTTCCACCAACGGGTTCGGACAACCGGTATTTTCGTTCATTGAGTCCTTCTTGGCCGAGTTGCCAGCTGGTACCGCCGCAGCCACCACTACCTGGAACAATCCCTACCTTGCGGTGCCCGTCTCCTGGCCTCACCTGCTCAACGCGGCCTCGGCGGCTTTAAATTCTTCCTTCTACAGTAATTCGGTCAATGGTGGTCAGAATAAATTAACGGCCGCGATCACGAATATTACCGCAACGTGCGCCGGAAGCACAAAAATAATTCTGGTCGGCTACAGCCAAGGGGCCCAGGTCACGGCCAATGTCTATCAGGCACTGGCCCCCGACCTGCAGGCGGACATTTCCGGAGTCGCTCTCTTCGGCGATCCGCTCTTCAATCCAGGTTCCCCCGGCGACATGGGTGACTTCAGCGGCGATCGTCAGGGCCTCCTTGCGCACCCCTCGAGCAGGATGCGCCCAGCGTTCGCCGACGACGGCAAAGTTCTTTCCTACTGCTTCCAGGCCGACGTGATCTGCCAGGGCCCATGGGCGAGTTTCTTCCCACTCCAGGTGTCCGGCCTTGCCGCCCACTCCGCTTACAACACAGACGGCGACGCCGACAGCACAGTCCCCTACAGCACCCGCGCCGCGTTGTATTTCGCGAACTTGACCGGCATCCCGAGCGGGAGTGCCGCACCCAGCGCGATGATCACGCCCGTGGATACCGCCTTCGTCGGACGACCGATCACCATCTCGGCAGCCGAGTCGACAGACCCAGACGGTGAAGAACTCACCTACAGCTGGGATCTGGCAAACTCGGGCACCTTCTCGACCGCGTCCCCCAGTCGGACGACCTCAACTGTGTTCAAAACCGCCGGCACCTACACCGTCAGACTGCAAGTGACCAACGAGAGCGGGCTGTCCGCGACCGCCTCTGCAGTCGTGACCGTCGTCGCCGACCCCGACCCAGGCACGCTGCAGGCTCCCACCACCCTCGCCGTGGAAGAGTCCTCCGACGGATTGTCCGACACGCTCACCTGGCAGCCGCCCGCGTCGGGACCGGCGCCCGGGGGATACGAGGTCTTCGGAGGCGATGGGACCCCATTGGCTGCAACCGTTGGCGGCGGTCCCGGCTCACTGACCCTTCCGGCAGGAGGTGTCCCCTCAAGCATCGACGTCGAATCGGTGGACAGCGACGGAGAAGGAGGGATTCTCACCGCCCAGTTCACCCCTGAGCCCAGTGCGATCGCCACAGTCAACGGCCCCACGGCCTCGGTCGCCGCCCAGATTGGAGAGGGCGCGACCATATCCTTCGCCGTACAGGCGGGCCAGGCCTTCTACATCAACGGGAACCTCTCCCAGAGCGATCAGCCGCTGGAGGCGAATTACGACCTGCTGGATCCCTCGGGTATCACAGTCCTTGAGCAGAACGACGACTCCGTGGACGCCGGGTCCTCAATCAATGTGAGCCCCATCGTCGCGACAACGAGCGGGATCTACACCCTGAACTACTCGCTCGAAAACCCGCTGGGAAACCCCGGGTCCGGGATATTCAGCGCCCAGGTCTTCGGCACCGACCTGACCGCATCCCAGACAATCGACGGGGCGCCCGTAACAGTGAACGTTCCGGCTTCAGACCCAGGAGATTGGAGTGTCATCACATTCGCGGCGAGCGCCGGCCAGGAAATCTACATTAACGGAACATCAACTTTCGGCACCTCCACTCTCGAAGTATCAATATTTGACCCTTCCGGGAAAATGATATACGACGGCATTCCATACTTCGGGGTGTGGTCAAATATCATCGCCCCAATGGCAGTGAAAACCTCCGGAGTCTAG